A stretch of DNA from Candidatus Zixiibacteriota bacterium:
CGGCCGGAACATGGATGCCGTACCACGATATTCCTACCGGCGGTATCCCCAGAAGCGGCGGCTCCGGCGCAATCAAACTGAACTGACCCGTCCCGGAGATCGTGAAGAACAGGTCCGCCACATGATAATGCCCCGGCGCGAACACGAACTGATACTGCGGCCGCGCAAACAGCCCGACCCCCGCCGAGCGCGCGTTGTTGTCAATCGTGATCTCGTAGAACACCGAATCGAGCATCGCGTCAAGTCGGTCGACAATCGAGTCGCATGCGGCGTTTCCGATCCACGCCAGGTAACTCGTCAGATACGCGGCTCCGGGTGATGCCGGCGGCGCCGGGTGATGCCACCATAGCTCGGCCTTGATCTTCCCGATGCCCGGCGGCTCCGGATACGACAGCGGATAGCACGACTTGATATTCTTCACCACGACCGAGTCCCAGCAGTCATTCGGCTGCGCCTGCAACGATCCCGCCGTCACAACCGCGAGCACAACCGCTGCCAGAAACATCAATCCACACCGGGCCACACTGCGCTGCATCACTGTTTCCCACCTTTCCACGGCCAGCCTCCACGACCGGCACTCAACCACGCCATCCTTGAACTGGTTCCAAGGGTCTTCATTGCGCCCTCGA
This window harbors:
- a CDS encoding dockerin type I repeat-containing protein; amino-acid sequence: MQRSVARCGLMFLAAVVLAVVTAGSLQAQPNDCWDSVVVKNIKSCYPLSYPEPPGIGKIKAELWWHHPAPPASPGAAYLTSYLAWIGNAACDSIVDRLDAMLDSVFYEITIDNNARSAGVGLFARPQYQFVFAPGHYHVADLFFTISGTGQFSLIAPEPPLLGIPPVGISWYGIHVPAGVIIAKPGDADGNGTTDISDCVRLINYIFADPGGPAPCGDVDGNCLINVSDAVYLMLYVFAGGAPPSAGCCSWLP